A genomic segment from Magnetococcales bacterium encodes:
- a CDS encoding transglutaminase-like cysteine peptidase, producing the protein MAHAVDPLPISRLFEVAFSPQDSSGRGDKWGRLMADHAKRRSPEWESDLAAIRELPFLTRLQAVQEQVNRRIVYQDDPENIWKTPIDAYRTGGDCEDYAFAKMLLLKESGFPEKQMRVVTLAPSAPAWVHHVILIAWLQEKIYVLDSPNRTPGGRLVLLDDYRDRGRDVVWAAWDGGYVVRDQGGSGGAPGPTPPRGVFAGMPSGALRVISYRQFPLQEKLVRIAADWLVIHPWEPPLTSTEVERLRVLRQYYHEPTPENAQGLTSYEVRKLEELRRLRKAL; encoded by the coding sequence TTGGCCCACGCTGTGGATCCTCTGCCCATCTCCCGGCTGTTCGAGGTCGCTTTCAGCCCTCAGGATTCGTCGGGCCGTGGCGACAAATGGGGACGCCTCATGGCCGATCACGCCAAACGCCGCTCCCCGGAATGGGAAAGCGATCTGGCCGCAATCCGGGAGTTGCCGTTTTTGACCCGTCTGCAAGCCGTGCAGGAACAGGTCAACCGGCGGATCGTCTATCAGGATGATCCGGAAAACATCTGGAAGACCCCCATCGACGCCTACCGCACCGGTGGTGATTGCGAGGATTATGCGTTCGCCAAGATGTTGTTGCTTAAAGAGAGTGGCTTTCCGGAAAAACAGATGCGTGTGGTCACGTTGGCCCCGTCAGCGCCTGCCTGGGTGCATCATGTGATTTTGATCGCTTGGTTGCAAGAGAAAATTTATGTGCTTGACTCCCCCAATCGCACGCCGGGGGGACGGCTGGTGCTGCTGGATGATTATCGGGACCGGGGGCGGGATGTGGTCTGGGCCGCCTGGGATGGCGGATATGTGGTGCGGGATCAGGGGGGATCCGGAGGCGCGCCGGGGCCGACTCCGCCACGGGGGGTGTTTGCCGGCATGCCGAGTGGCGCTTTGCGGGTGATCTCCTATCGACAGTTTCCGCTTCAGGAGAAACTGGTGCGCATCGCCGCCGACTGGCTGGTCATTCACCCCTGGGAACCTCCCCTTACCTCGACGGAGGTGGAACGGTTGCGGGTGTTGCGTCAGTATTATCACGAACCGACCCCGGAAAACGCCCAGGGACTCACCTCCTACGAGGTGCGCAAGCTCGAAGAGTTGCGACGGCTGCGCAAGGCGTTATGA
- a CDS encoding SUMF1/EgtB/PvdO family nonheme iron enzyme — MECPKCRRVHPDDAYFCARCGVVLPCPDAEEDQEDPNGQYCLRCRQSRSMDHPTFKPRPPDQTGPSKVRKPLLWFLAVTVVVWLGVMAWHFLSEDKYLNMKFVIVPQGCFQMGSDDSPRTAPKHEVCVDWFYMSQFEVTQSQWESVMGHNPSSLNACGENCPVNGITWEQVQVFINKLNARGGDKFRLPTEAEWEYACRGGARQRYCGSDDADLVAWHSGNARGDIHPVGQKAPNGFRLFDMSGNVWEWVTDHYDERYYAISPKSNPKGSNTGALRIFRGGSIKSSPEFIQPTQRNSGDAKSNFGDLGFRLVRIP; from the coding sequence ATGGAGTGTCCCAAATGCCGACGGGTTCATCCCGATGACGCCTACTTCTGCGCCCGGTGCGGCGTCGTCCTCCCCTGCCCGGATGCGGAAGAAGACCAGGAGGATCCGAACGGCCAATACTGCTTGCGGTGCCGTCAGTCCCGATCCATGGACCACCCCACCTTCAAACCCCGGCCTCCGGACCAGACCGGCCCATCCAAGGTGCGCAAACCCCTGCTGTGGTTTCTGGCGGTCACGGTGGTGGTCTGGCTGGGGGTCATGGCTTGGCACTTCTTGAGCGAAGACAAATATCTGAACATGAAATTCGTCATCGTTCCCCAGGGATGTTTCCAGATGGGATCCGACGACTCCCCCCGCACCGCTCCCAAACACGAAGTGTGCGTGGACTGGTTCTACATGAGCCAGTTTGAAGTCACCCAAAGCCAGTGGGAGTCGGTGATGGGACACAACCCCTCATCCCTGAACGCCTGCGGGGAAAACTGTCCGGTAAACGGCATCACCTGGGAACAGGTGCAGGTGTTCATCAACAAGCTCAACGCCCGGGGAGGCGACAAGTTCCGCCTGCCCACCGAGGCGGAGTGGGAATACGCCTGCCGGGGAGGCGCCAGACAACGCTACTGCGGCAGCGACGACGCGGATCTGGTGGCCTGGCACAGCGGCAACGCCCGGGGAGACATCCATCCGGTGGGACAAAAAGCCCCCAACGGCTTTCGACTCTTCGACATGAGCGGCAATGTCTGGGAATGGGTGACGGATCACTACGACGAACGCTACTACGCCATCTCCCCCAAAAGCAATCCCAAAGGCTCCAACACTGGCGCCCTGCGGATCTTCCGGGGAGGCAGCATCAAAAGCAGTCCCGAATTCATCCAACCCACGCAACGCAACAGCGGCGACGCCAAGAGCAATTTCGGCGATCTGGGCTTCCGGCTGGTACGCATTCCCTGA